In the genome of Bryobacteraceae bacterium, one region contains:
- a CDS encoding DUF2202 domain-containing protein encodes MQRSNTQFGRRELIAALAAGAAAVASAQQRSPGAPGTPINVTPPSAEEIQSLTFMREEEKMARDVYDYLYQRWGITVFDSIAASEEQHFAQVGRLLTRYGIADPAANLAAGVFGNSKLSTLYAELVAKGAASLKDALEVGVAIEQVDIADLEEAIVEASKSDIKRVYTNLMEASYQHLEAFEANLQILAALS; translated from the coding sequence ATGCAACGATCCAACACCCAATTCGGACGGCGGGAACTCATCGCCGCCCTTGCCGCGGGCGCCGCCGCGGTGGCGTCCGCTCAACAACGCAGCCCCGGCGCACCGGGCACACCGATCAACGTTACGCCGCCATCGGCGGAAGAGATCCAGTCGCTCACCTTCATGCGCGAGGAAGAAAAGATGGCGCGCGACGTCTACGACTATCTCTACCAGCGCTGGGGCATCACCGTCTTCGACAGCATTGCGGCCAGCGAGGAGCAGCACTTCGCGCAGGTGGGCCGGCTGCTCACGCGATACGGCATCGCCGATCCCGCGGCGAACCTGGCGGCCGGCGTCTTCGGCAACTCGAAGCTGTCCACCCTGTACGCGGAGCTCGTCGCCAAGGGCGCGGCCTCGTTGAAAGACGCGCTCGAGGTGGGCGTCGCCATCGAACAAGTGGACATCGCCGATCTCGAGGAAGCGATTGTCGAGGCGTCCAAGTCCGACATTAAGCGTGTCTACACGAACCTGATGGAAGCCTCCTACCAGCACCTCGAAGCCTTCGAAGCAAATCTCCAGATTCTCGCCGCCCTTTCGTAG
- a CDS encoding ABC transporter ATP-binding protein: MIQLSNLEKSVTSGAGQFFILRRISTEIRAGEFLTIMGPSGAGKSTLLSILGMLDHDWRGGYRLLDHDVDRLKPKQRVELGRQYVGFVFQSYHLLDDLTVAENIDLPLSYRNVRGGERAARVADILDQFQIVAKKDLYPNQLSGGQQQLVAIARAIVANPKLILADEPTGNLHSGQAKEIMELFRKLNDAGATIVQVTHSEANAEYGHRTIHLRDGWIDREDQVREYGGARVS, encoded by the coding sequence ATGATTCAGCTCTCCAACCTCGAGAAGTCCGTCACCAGCGGCGCGGGCCAGTTTTTCATTTTGCGGCGCATCTCGACGGAGATCCGCGCGGGCGAGTTCCTCACCATCATGGGGCCCTCGGGGGCCGGGAAGTCGACGCTGCTGAGCATTCTCGGCATGCTCGACCACGATTGGCGCGGCGGCTACCGGCTGCTCGATCATGACGTGGATCGGCTGAAGCCAAAGCAGCGCGTGGAACTGGGCCGTCAATACGTAGGCTTCGTGTTTCAGAGCTACCATCTGCTGGACGATCTCACCGTGGCCGAGAACATCGACCTGCCGCTGAGCTACCGCAACGTCCGCGGCGGTGAACGCGCGGCGCGCGTGGCCGATATCCTGGACCAGTTTCAGATCGTGGCGAAGAAGGATCTGTATCCCAATCAGCTTTCCGGCGGCCAGCAGCAGTTGGTGGCGATTGCGCGCGCCATCGTCGCGAACCCTAAGCTCATCCTCGCCGACGAGCCCACCGGGAATCTGCACTCGGGCCAGGCGAAGGAGATCATGGAGTTGTTCCGCAAGCTGAACGACGCCGGCGCCACCATCGTGCAGGTGACGCACTCGGAAGCCAACGCGGAGTACGGACACCGGACGATTCACCTGCGCGACGGATGGATCGATCGCGAGGATCAGGTCCGGGAGTACGGCGGCGCGCGGGTGAGCTGA
- a CDS encoding enolase C-terminal domain-like protein has protein sequence MSQTRRRFLATALGAPAILGARKATDVRIDEIRFGYEDYLYRTPIKFGGSVVDRVTLLNVNCEISTASGKSAKGFGSMPMGNVWAFPSKKLTYDQTLEAMKQLAARINKITGDYKEIAHPVDINVALEHEYLKAADEVTRSMKLADPIPPLCTLVTASPFDAAIHDAFGKLHGRSAYRTYGKDLMSKDLGQYLNKDFAGEYLSQYVMPDPKPRMPLYHLVGAVDPITTADIAKRIGDGLPETVPEWINYSGLTHLKIKLNGEDLKWDVDRVVAVERTAAETQKKRGVANWSYSLDFNEKAPNVDYLVAFIRHTQEKTPQGFKRIQYIEQPTKRDLRADRANKMHAAAKYRPVVIDESLTGLDMLLLAREMGYTGVALKACKGQAQALLMGAAAQKYKMFLCVQDLTCPGASLIHSAGLAAHVPTVAAIEANSRQYVPAANTAWEKRFPGIFDVRDGWVKTGQLNKPGLSAVA, from the coding sequence ATGAGCCAGACACGCCGCCGTTTTCTCGCCACAGCGCTGGGAGCCCCAGCGATTCTCGGTGCCCGCAAGGCCACCGACGTCCGAATCGACGAAATTCGGTTCGGATATGAGGATTACCTCTACCGGACTCCGATCAAGTTCGGCGGTTCCGTGGTCGATCGCGTTACGCTACTGAACGTCAACTGCGAGATATCCACCGCCTCCGGCAAGAGCGCCAAGGGGTTCGGCTCAATGCCCATGGGCAACGTCTGGGCGTTTCCCTCAAAGAAGCTCACGTACGATCAGACGCTCGAGGCGATGAAACAGCTCGCCGCGCGGATCAACAAGATCACCGGCGACTATAAGGAAATCGCGCACCCGGTGGACATCAATGTCGCGCTGGAGCACGAATACCTGAAAGCGGCCGACGAAGTCACGCGGTCCATGAAGCTCGCCGATCCCATTCCGCCGCTGTGCACGCTGGTGACGGCCAGTCCGTTCGACGCGGCCATTCACGATGCGTTCGGCAAGCTGCACGGCCGCAGCGCCTACCGCACCTATGGCAAAGACCTGATGTCGAAAGACCTCGGCCAGTATCTCAACAAGGACTTCGCCGGCGAATACTTGAGCCAGTACGTCATGCCTGATCCCAAGCCGCGAATGCCGCTCTATCATCTCGTGGGCGCCGTCGACCCGATCACCACCGCCGACATCGCCAAGCGGATCGGAGACGGGCTTCCGGAAACGGTGCCGGAGTGGATCAACTACAGCGGTCTTACGCACCTCAAGATCAAATTGAACGGCGAGGACCTGAAGTGGGACGTGGACCGCGTGGTGGCCGTCGAGCGCACCGCCGCCGAGACGCAGAAGAAACGGGGCGTCGCCAACTGGTCGTACTCGCTCGACTTCAACGAAAAGGCGCCGAATGTCGACTACCTGGTCGCCTTCATCCGTCACACGCAGGAGAAGACTCCGCAGGGCTTCAAGCGCATCCAGTACATCGAACAGCCGACGAAACGCGACCTCCGCGCCGATCGCGCCAACAAGATGCACGCCGCCGCCAAGTACCGCCCCGTGGTGATCGACGAATCGCTAACCGGTCTCGACATGCTGCTGCTGGCCCGCGAGATGGGCTACACCGGCGTCGCGCTCAAAGCGTGCAAGGGGCAGGCGCAGGCGCTGCTGATGGGCGCCGCCGCCCAGAAGTACAAGATGTTCCTCTGCGTCCAGGACCTGACGTGCCCCGGCGCATCGTTGATTCATTCCGCCGGGCTCGCGGCGCACGTTCCCACCGTCGCGGCCATTGAGGCGAATTCGCGCCAGTACGTCCCGGCCGCCAACACGGCTTGGGAGAAGCGATTCCCCGGCATCTTCGACGTTCGCGACGGCTGGGTGAAGACCGGTCAGTTGAACAAGCCCGGCCTCAGCGCCGTGGCGTAG
- a CDS encoding cupin domain-containing protein, with protein MRIHHLASLRAEGVYQEFLRAPAMSAGLYRHAAGASVPQEPHNEDELYHVIAGRGVINVNGEDWAVEAGTVIFVPAGVRHNFHTVSESLEVLVVFAPAETATPRR; from the coding sequence GTGCGGATCCACCACCTCGCATCGCTTCGCGCGGAGGGAGTCTACCAGGAGTTCCTCCGCGCGCCCGCGATGAGCGCCGGCTTGTACCGGCACGCGGCGGGCGCATCCGTCCCGCAGGAGCCGCACAACGAAGACGAACTCTACCACGTGATCGCGGGCCGCGGCGTCATCAATGTGAACGGCGAGGATTGGGCGGTGGAAGCGGGCACGGTGATCTTCGTGCCGGCGGGCGTACGGCACAATTTTCACACGGTGAGCGAATCGCTCGAAGTGCTGGTGGTTTTCGCGCCCGCCGAAACGGCTACGCCACGGCGCTGA
- a CDS encoding carboxypeptidase regulatory-like domain-containing protein, with product MLNRTLVGLLSLACVCMAQEYRSTVSGRVIDPSGAAIPGVAIRAVEKNTGASYAATSGADGSYTLPFLPPGPYTMTAESAGFKKHVQEGVTVGTNQRLSIDIALEIGAQAEAVTVTADAAMLQTATASVGQVIGESQIAVMPMNGRTPLTLAQLSYGVTPSSDPRFTRPFDNSGPSGFSMGGGQAQSNELLLDGAPDMTRNRRVAYNPPVDAVQEMKVESFQPDAAYGNTGGGTVNVVMKGGTNDLHGSLYEFHQNQKLKGTPFFTNSAGQTKPVTRFNQYGLTVGGPIYIPKVLDGRNKLFFFFGYEGIRQSEPEPTFSTIATEAERNGDFSQLLNVGAAYQIYDPATGAAEGSRIRRQPFAGNRIPASRLSSISKNFFQFLPAPNFAGAADGTNNYFNNAVRSDTFSSYLGRMDWNVSDRHKMFLSARTNDRVENRGNRFSNIATGNYLSRINWGVTLDDVYTVTPTLFLNTRLNWTRFDEGNTRPHDGFDFTTLGLPASLKSSSAKLVIPRIDFGNATDFGDSGGDRTPFDNYQIFMAATKVAGSHTLKFGTDLRASRESSNSFGNSSGLYQFSTNWTRGPLDNSPAAPLGQDFAAFVLGMPTGGSFDVNATRTQSAKYMAFFLQDDLRVSSNLTLNLGLRYEKETGTIERWNRAVRGFDPGAQLSITDAARAAYAASPSSILPASQFNPTGGILYADPSNRGIYGTPSNAVSPRFGISWSPQSLGGKTVIRGGFGVFYNTAGTFGIQQPGYSQTTQLVATLNNYLTPSATFANPFPNGILQPVGSSLGVNTFLGQSVRYVNRNPGQPYTQRWNINIQHEVAKDMLFEIGYMGSRARSLPVDRELNYVPDEALSSSLTRDQATIDRLSALTPNPFRNLLPGTGLNGSNIGAENLLRAYPQFSGNGGVREDYQTVGLSNFHMMQVRLDKRFTNGFQFLTNFQWSKFLEATGRLYASAPGLEYRIAGEDRPFRFVFSGTYELPFGQGKRFGSGWGPVANRLAGGWQLSTILNLQSGSPVGWGNMIYFGGDLNWDARNIRGVFDTSRFQTDARQQLDRNRRYFNSGFSSYRADKIYNIDLSVIKTFPIVERVKLQLRGEAFNLFNHAIFNGPDTGATSRNFGTVTSQSNLPRTIQLALRLTF from the coding sequence ATGCTTAATCGAACCCTCGTCGGTTTGCTGAGCCTGGCGTGCGTCTGCATGGCCCAGGAGTATCGTTCCACTGTTTCCGGGCGCGTCATCGATCCGAGCGGCGCGGCCATACCAGGAGTAGCCATCCGCGCCGTGGAGAAGAACACCGGCGCCTCTTACGCCGCCACTTCCGGCGCGGATGGCAGCTATACGCTGCCGTTCCTGCCGCCGGGTCCCTACACGATGACGGCCGAATCGGCCGGCTTCAAGAAGCACGTGCAGGAAGGCGTGACGGTGGGAACCAACCAGCGCCTGTCGATCGATATCGCGCTGGAGATCGGCGCGCAGGCCGAGGCGGTGACCGTGACCGCCGACGCGGCGATGCTGCAGACGGCCACCGCGTCCGTGGGCCAGGTGATCGGCGAGAGCCAAATCGCGGTGATGCCGATGAACGGCCGCACTCCGCTGACGCTGGCGCAACTATCCTACGGCGTGACGCCCTCGTCGGACCCGCGCTTCACACGGCCGTTCGACAACTCCGGCCCGTCCGGATTCTCGATGGGCGGCGGGCAGGCGCAATCGAACGAACTGCTGCTCGACGGCGCGCCGGATATGACGCGCAACCGGCGCGTCGCCTACAACCCGCCGGTGGACGCGGTGCAGGAAATGAAAGTGGAATCGTTCCAGCCGGACGCGGCCTACGGCAACACGGGCGGCGGCACGGTGAACGTAGTGATGAAGGGCGGCACCAACGATCTGCATGGGTCGCTCTACGAGTTTCACCAGAACCAGAAGCTGAAGGGCACGCCGTTCTTCACGAACTCCGCCGGGCAGACGAAGCCGGTGACGCGGTTCAACCAGTACGGCCTGACCGTGGGCGGCCCGATCTACATCCCGAAAGTGCTCGACGGCCGCAACAAGTTGTTTTTCTTCTTCGGCTACGAAGGAATCCGCCAGTCCGAGCCGGAGCCGACGTTCTCCACGATCGCGACCGAAGCGGAACGGAACGGCGATTTTTCGCAACTGCTCAACGTAGGCGCCGCCTACCAGATCTACGATCCGGCGACGGGCGCCGCCGAAGGAAGCCGCATCCGGCGTCAGCCATTCGCCGGGAACCGCATTCCCGCGTCGCGGCTGAGCAGCATTTCGAAGAACTTCTTCCAGTTCCTGCCGGCGCCGAATTTCGCCGGGGCCGCCGACGGAACCAACAACTACTTCAACAACGCCGTCCGCAGCGATACGTTTTCTTCCTACCTCGGGCGGATGGACTGGAACGTGTCGGACAGGCACAAGATGTTCCTCTCCGCCCGCACGAACGATCGCGTGGAGAACCGCGGCAACCGTTTCTCGAACATCGCCACGGGCAACTACCTCTCGCGCATCAACTGGGGCGTTACGCTCGACGACGTCTATACGGTGACGCCGACGCTGTTTCTCAATACGCGGCTCAACTGGACGAGGTTCGACGAAGGCAACACGCGTCCGCACGACGGGTTCGACTTCACCACGCTCGGGCTTCCGGCGTCTTTGAAGTCATCCAGCGCGAAGCTAGTCATCCCGCGCATCGACTTCGGCAACGCGACCGACTTCGGCGACTCCGGCGGCGACCGAACGCCCTTCGATAACTACCAGATCTTCATGGCGGCGACGAAGGTGGCCGGCAGCCACACGTTGAAATTCGGCACCGACCTGCGGGCTTCGCGCGAAAGCTCCAACAGCTTTGGCAATTCGTCCGGCCTCTACCAGTTCAGCACCAACTGGACTCGCGGCCCGCTCGACAATTCCCCGGCCGCGCCGCTGGGCCAGGACTTCGCCGCGTTCGTGCTCGGCATGCCCACCGGCGGCAGCTTCGACGTGAACGCCACCCGCACGCAAAGCGCGAAGTACATGGCGTTCTTCCTGCAGGACGACCTGCGCGTGAGCAGCAACCTCACGCTGAACCTGGGCCTTCGCTACGAGAAGGAAACGGGCACCATCGAGCGCTGGAACCGCGCGGTCCGCGGGTTCGACCCGGGCGCGCAGCTTTCGATCACCGACGCCGCGCGGGCCGCCTACGCGGCCAGCCCGAGCAGCATCCTTCCGGCATCGCAATTCAACCCGACGGGCGGCATCCTCTACGCCGACCCGAGCAACCGCGGGATCTACGGCACGCCGAGCAACGCCGTAAGTCCGAGGTTCGGCATTTCCTGGTCGCCGCAATCGCTGGGCGGAAAAACCGTGATCCGCGGCGGCTTCGGCGTGTTCTACAACACGGCCGGCACCTTCGGCATTCAGCAGCCGGGCTACAGCCAGACCACGCAGCTTGTGGCGACGCTGAACAACTACCTGACGCCTTCGGCCACTTTCGCGAATCCGTTCCCGAACGGCATCCTGCAGCCGGTTGGTTCGTCGCTCGGCGTGAACACGTTCCTCGGGCAGAGCGTCCGCTACGTGAACCGCAATCCGGGGCAGCCCTACACGCAGCGCTGGAACATCAACATCCAGCACGAAGTGGCAAAGGACATGCTGTTCGAGATCGGCTACATGGGGAGCCGGGCGCGCAGCCTGCCGGTGGACCGGGAGTTGAACTACGTGCCGGACGAGGCGCTTTCGTCGTCGCTGACGCGGGATCAGGCGACGATCGACCGGCTGTCCGCGCTGACGCCGAATCCGTTCCGCAACCTTCTTCCGGGCACGGGGCTGAACGGATCCAACATCGGCGCCGAAAACCTGCTTCGCGCGTATCCGCAATTCTCCGGCAACGGCGGCGTCCGCGAGGACTACCAGACTGTGGGGCTGTCCAACTTCCACATGATGCAGGTGCGGCTCGACAAGCGCTTCACGAACGGCTTCCAGTTCCTCACGAACTTTCAATGGTCGAAGTTCCTGGAGGCGACGGGAAGGCTTTACGCGTCGGCGCCGGGGCTCGAGTACCGCATCGCCGGCGAGGACCGGCCCTTCCGTTTCGTCTTCTCGGGCACCTATGAACTCCCGTTCGGCCAGGGCAAACGCTTCGGATCGGGCTGGGGCCCGGTGGCGAACCGCCTCGCGGGCGGATGGCAGTTGTCGACGATCCTGAACCTCCAATCGGGTTCGCCGGTTGGCTGGGGCAACATGATCTACTTCGGCGGCGACTTGAATTGGGACGCGCGCAACATCCGGGGCGTTTTCGACACAAGCCGCTTCCAGACCGACGCCCGCCAGCAGCTTGACCGCAACCGCCGCTACTTCAACAGCGGCTTCTCGTCGTATCGCGCCGACAAGATCTACAACATCGATCTTTCGGTGATCAAAACGTTCCCGATCGTGGAACGGGTGAAGCTGCAGCTTCGCGGCGAGGCGTTCAATCTCTTCAACCACGCGATCTTCAACGGTCCGGACACGGGCGCGACAAGCCGTAACTTCGGAACGGTCACGTCGCAGTCGAACCTGCCGCGAACGATCCAGCTTGCTCTTCGGCTGACGTTCTAA
- a CDS encoding ABC transporter ATP-binding protein, with the protein MSDAIIEIHELRKIYRTGDVTVEALRGVDLAVERGEFLSIIGPSGSGKSTLFHILGGLTPPSSGKVMIDGVDLAHLSEQGRTRLRKEKVGFVFQRYNLLPTLSAHDNICIARHIAGKALDHEPGFHEILKLLGIDHRLDHKPRAMSGGEQQRVAIARAIVNHPAILLADEPTGNLDSQNSDAVLGVLQDLNQRLGQTILMITHNPEAAAYAHRIVKMRDGSVVN; encoded by the coding sequence ATGAGTGACGCGATTATCGAAATCCACGAACTGCGCAAGATTTACCGCACGGGCGACGTGACGGTGGAGGCGCTGCGCGGCGTGGACCTCGCCGTCGAACGCGGGGAGTTTCTATCGATCATCGGCCCGTCGGGCTCCGGCAAGTCGACGCTGTTCCACATCCTGGGCGGGCTGACGCCGCCGTCGTCGGGCAAAGTGATGATCGACGGCGTTGACCTCGCCCACCTTTCCGAACAGGGACGAACGCGGCTGCGGAAAGAAAAAGTAGGATTCGTCTTCCAGCGATACAACCTGCTGCCGACGCTTTCTGCGCACGACAACATCTGCATCGCGCGGCATATCGCCGGCAAGGCGCTGGACCATGAGCCGGGCTTCCACGAGATCCTGAAGCTGCTCGGCATCGATCACCGGCTGGACCACAAGCCCCGGGCCATGAGCGGCGGCGAGCAGCAGCGCGTGGCCATCGCCCGCGCCATCGTCAACCACCCGGCCATCCTGCTGGCGGATGAGCCAACGGGCAATCTGGATTCGCAGAACTCCGACGCCGTCCTGGGCGTACTCCAAGACCTGAATCAACGGCTCGGGCAGACGATCCTCATGATCACGCACAATCCCGAGGCGGCAGCGTACGCGCACCGCATTGTGAAGATGCGGGATGGCTCAGTTGTAAATTAA
- a CDS encoding FtsX-like permease family protein, which yields MINKLVLENLKHRPVRTLLSVAAIAIEVTMILTLVGVSRGVIEESQRRARGVGADVWIRPPGSSLMSFNSVNMPEKLTEFFEKQPHVVLATGSANSGAGILESVAGVDFDKFERLSGKLRFLKGGPITGPGQIIVDERYAQQKGLKPGSTINLWNRDWQVAGVYESGKLSRMMLPLQTVQELSGAAGKLSQIFLKLDDPANVGQVVAALKANPQLAGYPIYSVEEWMSLFSVDNAPGLRPFIGVVITLGVVVGFLVVFLSMYTAVLERTREIGILKSLGASHGYILGILLRETAILALVGAVFGILVTYGTRYIVNTYTGPAFNQIIVADWWPITTAIALCGSLLGTLYPGLKAVRQDALEALSYE from the coding sequence TTGATCAACAAGCTTGTCCTAGAAAACCTCAAGCACCGCCCTGTACGTACGTTGCTCAGCGTCGCGGCGATCGCCATCGAGGTCACCATGATTCTCACCCTGGTCGGCGTGAGCCGCGGCGTGATCGAGGAGTCCCAACGGCGGGCGCGGGGAGTAGGCGCGGACGTCTGGATCCGGCCGCCCGGCAGTTCGTTGATGAGCTTCAACTCCGTGAACATGCCGGAGAAGCTGACGGAGTTCTTCGAAAAGCAGCCCCACGTAGTGCTGGCGACGGGGAGCGCCAATTCGGGCGCGGGCATCCTCGAAAGTGTCGCCGGCGTCGATTTCGACAAGTTCGAGCGGCTGTCCGGGAAGCTTCGTTTCTTGAAAGGCGGACCGATCACCGGGCCGGGCCAGATTATCGTGGACGAACGATACGCGCAGCAGAAGGGGTTGAAACCGGGAAGCACGATCAACCTCTGGAATCGCGATTGGCAGGTGGCCGGAGTGTACGAGTCCGGCAAACTGTCGCGGATGATGCTGCCGCTGCAGACGGTGCAGGAGCTCTCGGGCGCCGCTGGCAAGCTTTCGCAGATCTTTCTGAAGCTCGACGATCCGGCCAACGTGGGCCAGGTGGTGGCGGCGCTCAAAGCCAACCCGCAACTGGCCGGCTACCCGATCTATTCGGTGGAAGAGTGGATGTCGTTGTTCTCGGTGGACAACGCGCCGGGGCTGAGGCCGTTCATCGGCGTGGTGATCACGCTGGGCGTGGTGGTGGGCTTCCTGGTGGTGTTCCTCTCGATGTACACGGCCGTGCTCGAACGGACGCGCGAGATCGGGATTCTCAAGTCGCTCGGCGCGTCTCACGGATACATTCTCGGCATCCTGCTCCGCGAAACCGCGATTCTGGCGCTCGTTGGGGCGGTGTTCGGGATTCTAGTGACCTACGGGACCCGGTACATCGTGAACACGTACACGGGCCCGGCATTCAATCAGATTATCGTCGCCGACTGGTGGCCGATCACGACGGCCATCGCGCTCTGCGGCTCCCTCCTGGGCACGCTCTATCCCGGGCTCAAAGCGGTTCGCCAGGACGCCCTCGAGGCGCTTTCGTATGAGTGA
- a CDS encoding alpha/beta hydrolase has protein sequence MRFCALLPVALAAASAQDFTHEKDLPYATMDGVPLSMDILHPTAPGPHPAVVLVHGGGFSGGNRQGFLGTAAKLARAGFAAASISYRLTPVHQFPAPVHDAKAAVRFLRANAGKLSIDPEKIGAIGVSAGGTIALFLGVTSNLPEFEGDGPSGEYSSAVGCVVNLYGRSDMTTAYGGSRNAAGALPPLIGGELPWARQGHVRASAIQWVTPSTPPTLSIHGTLDLNVPYQQSVDLHARLREAGVENQLETIERGGHGFKGDDQEQADRAMIAFFRKHLRPEPDRLSLYIRAGREQITLGWPSGRILDRRPAAGAAAKSAILFDAKGPLRFGSISALLDIPGGHRLLADRTGRRIVEVDGQNVPVRELRELPFAPESLARAMDPPETASRKR, from the coding sequence ATGCGTTTTTGCGCTCTGTTGCCCGTCGCTCTTGCGGCCGCGTCCGCGCAGGACTTCACGCACGAAAAGGACCTCCCGTACGCGACCATGGACGGCGTTCCCCTGTCGATGGACATTCTTCACCCCACCGCCCCGGGGCCGCATCCGGCCGTCGTGCTGGTGCACGGCGGCGGCTTCAGCGGCGGCAACCGGCAGGGCTTTCTAGGCACGGCGGCCAAGCTCGCGCGCGCCGGATTCGCCGCCGCGTCGATCAGCTACCGGCTGACTCCGGTACACCAGTTCCCCGCCCCGGTGCACGACGCCAAGGCGGCAGTGCGATTCCTGCGCGCCAACGCCGGGAAGTTGTCGATCGACCCGGAGAAGATCGGCGCCATCGGCGTCTCGGCGGGCGGCACGATCGCGCTGTTCCTCGGAGTCACCAGCAATCTTCCCGAGTTCGAAGGCGACGGCCCGAGCGGCGAGTATTCGAGCGCGGTGGGTTGCGTGGTGAACCTGTACGGCCGATCGGACATGACCACCGCGTACGGCGGCAGCCGCAACGCCGCGGGCGCGCTTCCGCCGCTGATCGGCGGCGAGCTTCCGTGGGCGCGCCAGGGCCACGTACGGGCGAGCGCGATTCAGTGGGTGACGCCATCCACGCCGCCAACGCTTTCGATTCACGGCACACTCGACCTGAACGTGCCCTACCAGCAATCCGTGGACCTGCACGCGCGGCTGCGCGAAGCGGGCGTGGAGAATCAGCTCGAGACGATTGAGCGCGGTGGCCACGGTTTCAAAGGCGACGATCAGGAACAGGCCGACCGGGCGATGATCGCCTTCTTCCGGAAGCATCTCCGTCCGGAGCCGGACCGGCTCTCTCTGTACATCCGCGCAGGCCGGGAGCAGATCACCCTCGGGTGGCCTTCCGGCCGCATTCTGGACCGGCGTCCGGCGGCGGGCGCGGCCGCCAAGAGCGCGATCCTGTTCGACGCGAAGGGGCCGCTCCGGTTCGGTTCGATTTCAGCGCTGCTGGACATCCCGGGCGGGCATCGACTGCTGGCGGATCGCACCGGGCGGAGGATCGTCGAGGTGGACGGGCAGAACGTGCCGGTACGCGAGTTGCGGGAGCTGCCGTTCGCGCCGGAGAGCCTGGCGCGGGCCATGGATCCGCCCGAGACGGCGAGCCGGAAGCGCTAA
- a CDS encoding deoxyribonuclease IV: MRIGAHVSVAGSLEGAALHAEKIGASTIQIFSSSPRQWRGSRLDPAEVKRFALARARLDVRPLVVHANYLVNMASADDTIWRKSAAAFREELGRCVQLGADYLVVHPGSAKGQPVEEAMARLAAGLAVAGHGVRSATLRVLLEITAGQGQALGSRWEELAALREMSQGQVEFEVAYCLDTAHCFAAGIDFFEAAEGLGIERVPVIHMNDSKAPWRSRVDRHEFIGRGHIGEEPFGRILRDRRFHDKAFILETPFEEEGDDAAQVEILRRLAAG, from the coding sequence ATGCGAATTGGGGCGCATGTTTCGGTGGCGGGCTCGCTCGAGGGGGCGGCGCTCCACGCGGAGAAAATCGGGGCTTCGACCATCCAGATCTTCTCGTCGAGCCCCCGGCAATGGCGCGGCTCGCGGCTCGATCCGGCGGAAGTGAAGCGATTTGCCCTGGCGCGGGCGCGGCTCGATGTGCGCCCGCTCGTGGTCCACGCCAACTATCTGGTGAACATGGCCTCCGCCGACGACACCATCTGGCGGAAGTCGGCCGCCGCGTTCCGTGAAGAGTTGGGCCGATGCGTACAGCTCGGCGCGGACTATCTGGTGGTGCATCCGGGCAGCGCCAAAGGGCAACCCGTCGAAGAAGCGATGGCGCGACTTGCGGCCGGCTTGGCCGTCGCCGGACACGGCGTGCGGTCCGCCACGCTGCGGGTGCTGCTCGAAATCACGGCCGGGCAAGGGCAGGCGCTCGGATCGCGTTGGGAAGAATTGGCGGCCCTGCGCGAGATGTCGCAAGGGCAGGTGGAGTTCGAGGTTGCCTATTGCCTCGATACGGCGCACTGTTTCGCCGCCGGTATCGACTTTTTCGAAGCCGCCGAGGGCCTCGGAATCGAACGCGTTCCGGTAATCCACATGAACGACTCCAAAGCCCCCTGGCGCTCCCGCGTCGATCGCCACGAATTCATCGGACGCGGACACATCGGCGAAGAGCCGTTCGGCCGTATCCTGCGTGATCGCCGTTTTCACGACAAAGCGTTCATCCTCGAGACGCCATTCGAAGAGGAAGGCGACGACGCCGCGCAGGTGGAGATATTGCGGCGTCTGGCGGCGGGTTAG
- a CDS encoding DUF1648 domain-containing protein, whose protein sequence is MFPNRPRIAIPMTPVRLFVEAAALSFLLALLAFLYSQWPGIPERVPVKFGFSGEVVRWGSKQSLLTIPAVAVFLYVAMTVVGRMPHIFNYPAGLNAKNAPRLYAAGVSLIAWTKAEMVVLFGAMSLGQVAIALGMVRSLGPWFFPLFLAAPAATALLHILRMRAAAK, encoded by the coding sequence ATGTTCCCCAACCGCCCGCGGATCGCCATTCCGATGACGCCCGTCCGCCTCTTCGTGGAAGCGGCCGCGCTGTCGTTCTTGCTGGCGCTGCTGGCGTTCCTCTACTCTCAGTGGCCGGGGATCCCGGAGCGTGTCCCGGTGAAATTCGGGTTTTCGGGCGAGGTGGTCCGGTGGGGCTCGAAGCAGTCCCTGCTGACGATTCCCGCCGTCGCCGTGTTCCTCTACGTTGCGATGACCGTCGTTGGCCGGATGCCGCATATCTTCAACTACCCGGCGGGGCTGAACGCGAAAAACGCGCCTCGGCTCTATGCCGCCGGTGTTTCCCTAATCGCATGGACCAAGGCGGAGATGGTGGTCCTTTTCGGAGCGATGTCATTGGGGCAGGTGGCGATCGCCTTGGGTATGGTCCGCAGCCTGGGGCCGTGGTTCTTCCCGCTCTTCCTGGCGGCGCCCGCGGCCACTGCCTTACTCCACATCCTGCGCATGCGGGCGGCCGCGAAGTAG